The following coding sequences are from one Peromyscus eremicus chromosome X, PerEre_H2_v1, whole genome shotgun sequence window:
- the LOC131899406 gene encoding melanoma-associated antigen B5-like encodes MPRGHKSKRHARKKRHQNQGEAQACGGVQEIAEEPQEAAEKSSAASQSLPGAESSSTPEAPQRATSSASSTLSISSSESRESSYGESDEFQEKECPVEDKPCTIRTHQDMVARKVMVLLQHLLHNFSLKQLTTKEDMLKLITKKYEDDFPEIFRKASQKLEDAFAVEVREVNSSEPSYNLISKLKLPNNGRIRAGRGFPKTAFVMCVLGIILIRGNCASEEDIWKVLKMKRIYPGKKHRIFGEPRKLMTHYLVKLKYLEYRQVAGSDPPRYEFLWGPQAYAETTKMKVLEYLAKINQTTPSAMSAIYEEVLKGDQEQTEARDEDDSDATDQTGEDSSVKLPANSTVPVDP; translated from the coding sequence ATGCCTCGTGGTCATAAGAGTAAGCGCCATGCCCGGAAGAAACGCCACCAGAACCAAGGTGAGGCTCAGGCTTGTGGAGGTGTTCAGGAAATAGCAGAGGAACCACAAGAGGCAGCAGAAAAGTCCTCTGCTGCTTCCCAGAGTCTGCCTGGGGCTGAGTCTTCCAGCACTCCCGAGGCTCCTCAGAGAGCAACATCATCTGCCTCAAGCACTCTGAGTATTTCTTCCTCCGAATCACGTGAGAGTTCCTATGGGGAAAGtgatgaattccaggaaaaggaaTGCCCTGTTGAGGACAAGCCCTGCACCATCCGTACTCACCAAGATATGGTTGCAAGAAAGGTAATGGTGCTCCTACAGCACCTGCTCCACAACTTCAGTCTGAAGCAGCTTACTACTAAGGAAGACATGCTGAAGCTTATCACCAAGAAGTATGAAGACGACTTCCCTGAGATCTTCAGGAAAGCCTCTCAGAAGCTCGAAGATGCCTTTGCAGTGGAAGTGAGGGAAGTCAACTCCAGTGAGCCCTCATACAACCTCATCAGCAAGCTGAAGCTCCCCAACAATGGGAGGATTCGTGCTGGCAGAGGCTTTCCCAAGACTGCTTTCGTGATGTGTGTCCTAGGTATTATCCTCATTAGGGGCAATTGTGCCAGTGAAGAAGACATCTGGAAAGTCCTGAAGATGAAGCGAATCTATCCAGGAAAGAAGCACCGCATCTTTGGTGAGCCCCGGAAGCTCATGACCCATTATTTGGTGAAGCTGAAGTACCTGGAGTACAGGCAGGTGGCCGGCAGTGATCCTCCACGCTATGAGTTCCTGTGGGGTCCCCAAGCCTATGCTGAAACAACCAAGATGAAAGTCCTGGAATATTTGGCCAAGATAAACCAAACAACACCTAGTGCCATGTCTGCCATTTACGAAGAGGTTTTGAAAGGTGACCAAGAACAAACAGAAGCCAGAGATGAAGATGACTCTGATGCCACTGACCAAACTGGTGAAGATTCCTCAGTAAAATTACCAGCAAATTCCACCGTCCCCGTTGACCCTTAA